In Pueribacillus theae, the genomic window TTCGCTGGACTTGCGATTCTATTATCAGGGCTTGTTCTGTTCCGTAAAATGAAAAGCGGCGGAGCCATGTAGAATGAGAAGCGCACATAAAAAGAAAAAAAGAAGAACCAAACGGCTGGTTCTTCTTTCACTATCCATAGGGATGATTTTGTTTGGACTTTGGTTCAGTGGGACAAATGCTTTTAAATTTATGGCTGGCTATTTCATCTATACAACCGGGAAAACGAGCACAGAGCCCGTTCAAGAAACACAACCAGAAAAGAAGAACGAGAAAGAAGAAACAGCCAAGACTGTAACCTATTCCGAACGTCCAGAAAAAGGAGATGTAATTGGGGATTTAAAAATTCCTAAGCTTGATGCCGTTCTACCGATCTATCATGGTACAGATGAAGATGAGCTGGAAAAAGGCGTGGGGCATTTCGCCGGCAGTGTACTCCCCGGCGAAAAAGATAATTCAGTCCTTTCAGGCCACCGCGATACCGTGTTCCGAAAGCTTGGCGATGTCGGCAAAGGCGATTTGCTTGTTGTCTCCACATCAGCCGGAGAATTTACGTACAAGATTCGCAAAGTAAAAATTGTAGATGCTGATGATCGTACAATCATCGTTCCGAAGCCTCGGGCGACCTTAACGGTCACAACGTGCTACCCTTTCGATTTTATCGGCAGCGCCCCTGAACGTTATATTCTTATTGCCGATTTAATTGAAAGCAAACTCTCTTAACGTTCCAATAGGAAAGCTTGTTGAAAATAAAGGAATCGCGTATAATATTAGACAATGATGTAAAATGCTTTTAGAGGTGATTTCCTCATGCCAGGATGGTTTATGGGCTTTATTCTATTATGGTCGGTCTTTCTTATTACAATTATCTTCATTGGCGGATTCTTTATGTTTCGCAAATTTTTAAAAAGATTGCCGAAAGAAGATGGCAAATCCATCCTTGATTGGCAAGATTATTATATAGAAAAAACACTCCATCTTTGGACAGAAGATAAAAAAGTCCTTCTAAACGAATTGGTTGAACCCGTTCCTGAATTGTTCAGAGACATCGCAAAGCAAAAAATTGCCGGTAAAATCGGCGAGCTTGCACTGAAAGAAAAAGCCCGGACCCTTGATGAAGATTTAATTATACGCGGCTATATTATTGCAACACCGAAACGAGATCATAAATTTCTAATCAAAAAATTAAATGAAAAACAAATCGACATTAAACCTTACCAAGAGCTGCTATCATAAAAAGCCCGCAAATCAATGCGGGCTTTTATAATTGCTTATTTATTTACTGCCTTATGTTTGGGCTGAAGATACTCTTCAAGCGTTATCCCCTTTTGCTGAATCATTTTTGCATGTTCTTTTCCAACATAACGTAAATGCCAAGGTTCATAGTTATACCCTGTGATTGATTCCTTCCCTTTCGGATACCGAATGATAAAGCCAAATTCGTGCGCATGGTCTTTCACCCATTTCCCTTCAACGGTGTTCTCAAAATCTTCGACTAACTTGTAGTCTACTGCCGGACTTGTCACATCCATTGTCAGACCCGTTTGGTGTTCACTTTGTCCAGCTCGCGCACTTACCCTGTTTGCTTTTTCTTCACCAACCCTCTCCGAATTGGATGCAAAGATTGCTTCTTGCCGTTCATACGAACGGTAACCGGATTGTGCATAAAGATTTATTTTATCTTCTTTCGCTTTTTTGAACAAATCCTCCAACGCTGCCGCAGCTTCTTTTCTCAACATCATTTTTTCTTCTTTGCCTTCAAATGGGAACGGAATATTTGGGTAGACTAAATCTTCAGGAATGTAATCTGCCGGCAAGTTCCGCTCTTTATTTGTCACAACTAAAAGATCATCTGGATTTGATACGATATTTTTTCCTGATCCATCTGCAGTCACTGTCTTATCCAATCGTTTATCAGCCAATACATCGACAGCCTCTTTTTCAACAGAACCTGTGTTCTGTTTCTGTTCATGTGTCATTTTTTCATCGTTTGCTTCTCCTGCATTTTTCCCTTCAGGATCGTTTTGCTCTTTCATTACGGGACTTCCTCCACAGCCAGTGGCAAATAAGAAAAGGAAAAATATTGCAGATAACACACACCACTTTTTCAATCAAAAAACCCCTTATTCAATAAAGTTGCGTACTGCCAGTTAATGCGGGATAAAATAAAGCACTCGTTTTTGAGTGCTAAACTGTTTCGTTATTTATTCATTTGATTTTGCATTGCTTTCATCATTTGATTAATCTTCTTTTGTGACGGCTTTTGACCCATTTGCATCATCATTACCCGTAGCATATTTTCATTAATCGGTGGATTCTTTTTCATATAATTCATCATGTATCTACGTGCAATAAAAAAGCCTAAAGCAACACCTGCCAGTAAGCAAAGTGCACCAACTAAAATATAGACCCACATTGCGATTCCCTCCTTGTCTCTCTCTAATCCTTGTCCATCGGGATTTCCGAACTATCTTCCTGTTGATTTTACTACAATCTTATCCGATTATACAATAGGATGAGAACGGAATCTACAAGATGTGGGAGATAAGAGGCGGCCAGCCAAATTATTTTTTTAGCTTAAACGAGGTTTTCTCGTTTGATTGGGTTTAGCCAACCGTAATTTGAATGTTTAAAATCGATAGCTAGGAAACTTGGTTCAAATTTTCGAAGGGCCTCAAAAAAGACGGACTCGGCCTCACACGAACCATATGCATAAAGCGATAAATAATTTTTTTCTGTGATAAGAACCGCTCTGCTATTGTTTTCTTCAATAAAAATTTCATATGATTTTTCTTTTTCATAGCTATGTAGTTGATCATTTAATTCAGTCAATATCACGTGATGCAAATAAGGAACAGGAATTTCGTTCGTAATATATTTTATTTGTTTCTTTACTATTGAATTGTATGGAGAAATTTTATTTTGTGCTTCGAGAAATAGCTGGTATAATTTTTCTTCTTTGCCACAGTAATTATGTGCTACTTCTTTATCCAATAAATAAATAACGTAACGCCTCATGAAGGATCCTCCTTGTTCAATAATATTTCCATTATAAACAATTTTATGAAAAATCCTTGTCGCTTCATGACGCAAGATAACACTAGTTTCGTCGAAAAAACCGCCTTATCGAAAAAAATAAGACGGTTTTTGACCATTTTCCACTCATTGATGTCTCGCTTTATTCAACAGATCCTTTACTTTTCGAACAACATTTTCAACGGTAAAACCATATTTTTCGATGATGGTATCCCCGGGTGCTGATGCTCCGAAACGATCAATGGCCAGCACATCTCCCGAATCGCCTACATATTTGCTCCAGCCTAACGAGGATCCCATTTCAATTGCCAGACGGGTTTTTATTGTTGATGGCAATACGTTTTGTTTATATTCTTCTGATTGCTTTTCGAATCGATCCCACGAAGGCATGCTGACGACATTGACATGAATGCCTTCAGCTTCAAGTTGTTCTTTTGCTGAAACGGCAAGGTTTACTTCGGAGCCAGTCGCGATGAGCAACGCATCGATTTGTGAATTGCTGCTTTTAGAAATCGTATACGCGCCTTTTTTCACCCCTTCATATGCTAATTTGTCTGTGCCGGCTAACGTTGGCAAACCTTGACGGGTTAAAACGAGCGCTGTCGGTTCATTCATGCTTTCCAAAGCCAACCGCCAAGCCGCGACTGTTTCATTTCCGTCTGCAGGACGGATAACGGATAAGCCCGGCATCGCACGCAATGATGCCAAATGTTCAATTGGCTCGTGGGTTGGCCCGTCTTCGCCTACCGCAATGCTGTCATGTGTAAATACATACGTAACCGGGAGCTTCATAAGAGCCGCCAGACGAATCGACGGCCTTAAATAGTCGGAGAAAACGAAAAATGTTGCACCAAAAACTTGTAGGCCGCCATGCAAGGCCATTCCATTGATTGCTGCACCCATGGCAAATTCCCGTACTCCAAACCAAATATTTCTGCCTTTATAGTTTTCCGCTGAAAAATTGCTTTCATCTTTTATCAATGTTTTATTTGAGCTTGCCAAATCCGCGGAACCTCCGATGAAATTAGGCAATAGTGAAGCAGCAGCGTTTATAAACTTGCCTGAAGCATCGCGTGAAGCGAGCGTGTCTTCATTTTCATTAAATACCGGCATGTGTTTCTCAAAGTCTTCAGGAAGTGTTTCGTTTAAAGCGAACTCTAATTGCTTTGCCAATTCCGGAAAAACTTGTTTATACTGTTCAAATAAAGAAATCCATTCTTTTTCTTTCTCGATTCCTTTATTTTTCAACCGGTTAAAGTGCTCCCTTACTTCTTCAGGAACATGGAAATCCGCTTCAAATTCCCATTTGTACGCTTGCTTTGTTAATCGTGTTTCTTCTTTACCTAAAGGGGCTCCGTGAGAGGCTGATTTACCAGCTTTATTTGGTGATCCAAAACCAATCGTTGTTTTTACTTCAATTAAGGTAGGCTTATTTACTTCTGCTTTCGCATCTTGCAAAGCTTTTTCCACAGCAGCGATGTCATTGCCGTCTTCCACATGGATGACTTGCCATCCATACGCTTCAAACCTTGCACCGACATTTTCTGAAAATGACAAATGCAAGTCACCATCAAGAGAAATGTCATTCGAATCATACATGACAATTAATCGGCCAAGCTTAAGATGGCCGGCCAAAGAAGCCGCTTCTGCTGAAACACCTTCCATTAAATCCCCATCGCCGCAAATGCTGTATGTATAATGATCAATGATCGGATAGCCTTCTCGGTTATAAGTAGCCGCTAAGTGGCGCTCTGCCATGGCCATCCCGACAGCCATCGCGATTCCTTGCCCTAGAGGCCCTGTTGTCGCTTCAACTCCCGGTGTATAACGGTATTCCGGATGGCCCGGTGTTTTACTTCCCCACTGGCGGAAGTTTTTTAAATCGTCCATTGTTACTTCATATCCGAACAAATGAAGCAGGCTGTATAAAAGCATCGAGCCGTGTCCGGCAGACAATACAAAACGATCTCTGTTAAACCATTCCGGATTTGCTGGATTGTGATTCATTATTTTAGACCAAAGTGCATAGGCCATCGGCGCTGCCCCCATCGGCAAACCCGGATGACCGGAATTGGCACGTTCGATCGCATCGATAGAAAGTGTCCGGATTGTATTTATTGCTGCCGCATCCAATTGATTTTCCATTTCATCTATCTACTCCTTCTATCCCGCATTGTTTGAAGTCTCTCTTTATAATAGTAATTAAATCCGCTTTATACAAGCTAACTTTTTAACAATTAATGCTTATGTCTACGTTTTTTGCTTTTTTTAAGTTTTTCCGGTGTTACGTCGTTTCCCAACTCGTCAACAACCGTTAATCCGTGAAGATGTTTTTCAAAAGCGCTGCGAAACCTCTTTAGGTACTGTCCACGAAGCTCCTTTTGTTCAATTTTTTCTTTATCTGTTAAACCTTCTGTTTTCGCTTTCTTTGCCAGTTCATTTATGCGATTTAATTCCGATTTCAATTCTATTTTCAACTCCTCACATCTTGGAAAACTCCGCTTTATTTTAACATATGGAAAAAAGATTTTCCTTAATAACGAATACAACTCGAACTTATGTTTGTAGCGAAGGGCATTATCTGATATAATTTTAAATAACAGTATAATGAGCGAGGTGCAATGATGTTAAAATTATCTACAAGGCAGCAAGCGATTTTAGATTTTATAAAAGAAGAAGTAAATACAAAAGGATATCCCCCATCAGTTAGGGAAATTGGAGAAGCGGTAGGGCTTGCCTCAAGTTCAACAGTCCACGGCCATTTGGCAAGGCTTGAGAAGAAAGGCTTAATTAGACGCGATCCTACAAAGCCTAGAGCAATTGAAATTATTGACAGAAGAGACAAATTGCCAAAGGTTGAAAGCATTAATGTTCCAATCATCGGAAAAGTAACAGCCGGCCAACCAATTACAGCTGTCGAAAATGTAGAGGATTTCTTTCCTTTGCCTAAGCATTTCTCCAGCCATGATCCGATGTTTATACTTGTGGTAGATGGGGAAAGCATGATCGAAGCGGGCATTTATGATAAGGATTACGTTATCGTTAAACAGCAGGCTACAGCAGATAACGGTGATATTGTTGTTGCCATGACAGAGGAAAATGAAGCTACTGTGAAGCGTTTTTTCAAAGAAAAGAATTTTATCCGCCTCCAGCCGGAAAACTCTGCCATGAAGCCAATTATATTAAAAAATTGTACGATTTTAGGCAAAGTAATTGGTGTATTTCGTTCTCTCGCTTAACACACAAAAATTTAGCAATGTATAAAAAGACTGTTCAACATTTGGATGGTCTTTTTATATTCATCGGATGTATTTTATACAATACACAAACGTTTCGTGTGTTGTATTTCTGTCTTACCTTGTGTTGTTTTACGTTCAATGTTTTTGTTTATATAATGTGTTGTATAGTGTACAATTGATTTAATTGATTGGCAGGTGATTCTAGGATGGAAAATGTGCTAGGAACGTTTTTAGAAGCAGTAAGGAAAGAAAAGAATTTGTCCTTAAGAGAAGCTGCGAGCAAAAGTGGGCTTGGCCATTCTTATATTAGAGATTTAGAGCTAGGCATTAATCGAAAAACAGGAAAAAAAGTCATCCCTTCAATAAATTCCTTAAAAAAAATTGCGGATGCCTATGAGCTTAATATTTATGATCTTTTGGATAAAGCCGGGCTTATCGATTTAGAGGCGCTTAGAGAAACGAACGAGTCAACCCGTTCAAGTTTAGAAAAACAAAATAATCAATCTTCCCCCTCCCCTATCCCTCTTCTTTATGAGGTTAAACCTCATATTGAGCTGTTAAATGCAGCCAATATCGAAAAATATATTTATTACCCTTTTTCCGACGGGACACAGCCTGATTATGCACTTAAAATGAAAGGGGATTCAATGGCGAGGGCGGGTATAGACGATGGCGATATCATTTATATGCGTTCATTAGATCACCCTGAATATAACGGGCAAATTGCTGCTGTTAGCATAACAGGCAATGAGGAAGGGATGATAAAACGGATAACCTGGTCTTCTAACTTTCCGATGTTTAGTCTTGTTTCAGAAAATCCAAATTACAGGACGATCAATGTTCCTTTTAATAAGGCGGAAATTTGTGGCGTTTATTTCGGACATTTTAAACCCGAAAAATTATAATATATGAGATGAACCTAAGAATTTTAATCCACAAATATAGCTTTAATCATATATTTCATCCGCGTTTTTGTAACGAAGTTTTTCTGAATGTATGCCATCAACTTTGTTAAGGGGATTTTTCTCTTCCTTTCCTTTGTTATCATCATTTGTTTCTCTTTTTTCCTCATTTTGTATAGTTGATAGATGATTAACATCCTTTTTCAAAATGATCACCTCCTATGCCGTTGCTTTTAATTTGGCCAACACGCTTGCAAATTAATCATTTGTTAAAGAAAAAAGCGATAGACATGGAATAAAAGAATTTTAATCCACAGTCGTTCAGATATTCAAACTCAAAAGACTGCTTCTCACCATTCTTTAGTTTCCTTCATATAGCTAAAAAAAACAGCACTTTTTTTGCTAGTTCGGCATCAATTTTTTAAAGTTACGACAATCACCTCTGGAAAATTAAATATCCTAAACGGAAAGAGGCTGTTTCCCAACCCGCGGTTAACGACCATATGCGTTTCCCCTGCTGAATAAATACCTGACGTGTATTTAGGAAATAAACCTTGCCCTGGAGCGACTAGGCCTCCAACAAGAGGGATTCTTACCTGTCCTCCGTGGGCGTGCCCGCTGAAAACAACATTCATTTCTTTTTCAACATAAGCTTCCATTTGCTCAGGGCGATGCGACAGTAGAAGAGCGAATGTGCCCTCGGGAATCCCTGTAAACGCCTTTTCAATATTTGTCGATGTGATCGTTTTTTCATCTTCCAATTCACTTATTCTCATCAGCGGATCATCTATTCCACCTATCGCAATGGTGCTGTTTCCCTTTTTAATAAGTTGAACGTGATTTCTTAGAACGATGACTCCCCGCTCTTCAAGTATTTCTGTTATGTCCTCTACTTTATTTGCAGAGATTTCATGGTTGCCTGTCACATAATAAACTGGTGCAATTTCCAGTAATCCATCGATAAGGTGCAGACTGTTTTCGAGGCGATAACGATTTCTATCTACAAGATCACCAGTAAAAAAAATGAAATCCGGTTCAGCATTCCTCACTTTTTTTAATAATCGATTTTGCCTCTCGCCGAAAGCTGCATCATGCAAG contains:
- the lexA gene encoding transcriptional repressor LexA, whose translation is MLKLSTRQQAILDFIKEEVNTKGYPPSVREIGEAVGLASSSTVHGHLARLEKKGLIRRDPTKPRAIEIIDRRDKLPKVESINVPIIGKVTAGQPITAVENVEDFFPLPKHFSSHDPMFILVVDGESMIEAGIYDKDYVIVKQQATADNGDIVVAMTEENEATVKRFFKEKNFIRLQPENSAMKPIILKNCTILGKVIGVFRSLA
- a CDS encoding DUF2621 domain-containing protein, producing MPGWFMGFILLWSVFLITIIFIGGFFMFRKFLKRLPKEDGKSILDWQDYYIEKTLHLWTEDKKVLLNELVEPVPELFRDIAKQKIAGKIGELALKEKARTLDEDLIIRGYIIATPKRDHKFLIKKLNEKQIDIKPYQELLS
- a CDS encoding DUF896 domain-containing protein, whose translation is MKSELNRINELAKKAKTEGLTDKEKIEQKELRGQYLKRFRSAFEKHLHGLTVVDELGNDVTPEKLKKSKKRRHKH
- the tkt gene encoding transketolase yields the protein MENQLDAAAINTIRTLSIDAIERANSGHPGLPMGAAPMAYALWSKIMNHNPANPEWFNRDRFVLSAGHGSMLLYSLLHLFGYEVTMDDLKNFRQWGSKTPGHPEYRYTPGVEATTGPLGQGIAMAVGMAMAERHLAATYNREGYPIIDHYTYSICGDGDLMEGVSAEAASLAGHLKLGRLIVMYDSNDISLDGDLHLSFSENVGARFEAYGWQVIHVEDGNDIAAVEKALQDAKAEVNKPTLIEVKTTIGFGSPNKAGKSASHGAPLGKEETRLTKQAYKWEFEADFHVPEEVREHFNRLKNKGIEKEKEWISLFEQYKQVFPELAKQLEFALNETLPEDFEKHMPVFNENEDTLASRDASGKFINAAASLLPNFIGGSADLASSNKTLIKDESNFSAENYKGRNIWFGVREFAMGAAINGMALHGGLQVFGATFFVFSDYLRPSIRLAALMKLPVTYVFTHDSIAVGEDGPTHEPIEHLASLRAMPGLSVIRPADGNETVAAWRLALESMNEPTALVLTRQGLPTLAGTDKLAYEGVKKGAYTISKSSNSQIDALLIATGSEVNLAVSAKEQLEAEGIHVNVVSMPSWDRFEKQSEEYKQNVLPSTIKTRLAIEMGSSLGWSKYVGDSGDVLAIDRFGASAPGDTIIEKYGFTVENVVRKVKDLLNKARHQ
- a CDS encoding class D sortase, coding for MRSAHKKKKRRTKRLVLLSLSIGMILFGLWFSGTNAFKFMAGYFIYTTGKTSTEPVQETQPEKKNEKEETAKTVTYSERPEKGDVIGDLKIPKLDAVLPIYHGTDEDELEKGVGHFAGSVLPGEKDNSVLSGHRDTVFRKLGDVGKGDLLVVSTSAGEFTYKIRKVKIVDADDRTIIVPKPRATLTVTTCYPFDFIGSAPERYILIADLIESKLS
- a CDS encoding metallophosphoesterase, producing MRRMFTSLGLILFFALFLYANNNIITINKEEIHLKDLPEDFDGMRIVHLSDLHDAAFGERQNRLLKKVRNAEPDFIFFTGDLVDRNRYRLENSLHLIDGLLEIAPVYYVTGNHEISANKVEDITEILEERGVIVLRNHVQLIKKGNSTIAIGGIDDPLMRISELEDEKTITSTNIEKAFTGIPEGTFALLLSHRPEQMEAYVEKEMNVVFSGHAHGGQVRIPLVGGLVAPGQGLFPKYTSGIYSAGETHMVVNRGLGNSLFPFRIFNFPEVIVVTLKN
- a CDS encoding M15 family metallopeptidase, with product MKEQNDPEGKNAGEANDEKMTHEQKQNTGSVEKEAVDVLADKRLDKTVTADGSGKNIVSNPDDLLVVTNKERNLPADYIPEDLVYPNIPFPFEGKEEKMMLRKEAAAALEDLFKKAKEDKINLYAQSGYRSYERQEAIFASNSERVGEEKANRVSARAGQSEHQTGLTMDVTSPAVDYKLVEDFENTVEGKWVKDHAHEFGFIIRYPKGKESITGYNYEPWHLRYVGKEHAKMIQQKGITLEEYLQPKHKAVNK
- a CDS encoding YneF family protein, whose translation is MAMWVYILVGALCLLAGVALGFFIARRYMMNYMKKNPPINENMLRVMMMQMGQKPSQKKINQMMKAMQNQMNK
- a CDS encoding helix-turn-helix domain-containing protein; amino-acid sequence: MENVLGTFLEAVRKEKNLSLREAASKSGLGHSYIRDLELGINRKTGKKVIPSINSLKKIADAYELNIYDLLDKAGLIDLEALRETNESTRSSLEKQNNQSSPSPIPLLYEVKPHIELLNAANIEKYIYYPFSDGTQPDYALKMKGDSMARAGIDDGDIIYMRSLDHPEYNGQIAAVSITGNEEGMIKRITWSSNFPMFSLVSENPNYRTINVPFNKAEICGVYFGHFKPEKL
- the sirA gene encoding sporulation inhibitor of replication protein SirA, whose product is MRRYVIYLLDKEVAHNYCGKEEKLYQLFLEAQNKISPYNSIVKKQIKYITNEIPVPYLHHVILTELNDQLHSYEKEKSYEIFIEENNSRAVLITEKNYLSLYAYGSCEAESVFFEALRKFEPSFLAIDFKHSNYGWLNPIKRENLV